The following are from one region of the Heliangelus exortis chromosome 29, bHelExo1.hap1, whole genome shotgun sequence genome:
- the NR1D1 gene encoding nuclear receptor subfamily 1 group D member 1: protein MMAAPEAGSTGGVISYVGSSGASPTRTSPVSLCSDSSNGSSQSGSQSFPTYFPPSPTGSLQDSRTYVGGSLAPREDGSPSSSSSSSSTYGSSVNFPGVQQVPVDERRRSSPSKAGSTVTKLNGMVLLCKVCGDVASGFHYGVHACEGCKGFFRRSIQQNIQYKKCLKNENCSIVRINRNRCQQCRFKKCLLVGMSRDAVRFGRIPKREKQRMLAEMQSAMNGMGSVTPGMPCPSEGPAPGGGRVLPPGPPPLAPPTCFSQFPQQLTPPRSPSPGGATEDVIAQVAKAHKEIFVYAHDKLGPPPTCESGLLHWDAPPTWAPAPPDPRLCPPTYPEPPARSCPWPRGTKDVLPACPMNSHTPGRSGRSVQEIWEDFSLSFTPAVREVVEFAKHIPGFQALSQHDQVTLLKAGTFEVLMVRFASLFDVKEQTVTFMSRTKYSLEELWGMGMGDLLSSMFEFSEKLSALDLTDEELGLFTAVVLVSADRSGMEDTASVEQLQETLIRALRALVLKTHPAETSRFTKLLLKLPDLRTLNNLHSEKLLSFRIDAQ from the exons GCGGCGTGATCAGCTACGTGGGATCCAGCGGCGCCTCGCCCACCCGCACCAGCCCGGTCTCGCTCTGCAGTGACAGCTCTAACGGCAGCTCCCAGTCCGGATCTCAGTCCTTCCCTACCTACTTCCCACCATCACCCACCGGCTCCCTCCAGGATTCCCGCACCTACGTTGGGGGCTCGCTGGCCCCCCGTGAGGACggctccccttcctcctcctcctcctcctcctccacgTACGGCTCCTCGGTGAACTTCCCCGGGGTGCAGCAGGTTCCTGTGGACGAGCGGCGCCGCAGCTCACCCAGCAAAGCCGGCAGCACTGTCACCA AGCTGAACGGGatggtgctgctctgcaaggTCTGTGGGGACGTTGCCTCTGGCTTCCACTACGGTGTCCACGCCTGCGAGGGCTGCAAG GGCTTTTTCCGCCGCAGCATCCAGCAGAACATCCAGTACAAGAAGTGCCTTAAGAATGAGAACTGCTCCATCGTACGCATCAACCGCAACCGCTGCCAGCAATGCCGCTTCAAGAAGTGCCTGTTGGTTGGCATGTCCCGTGACG CCGTGCGCTTTGGGCGCATCCCCAAGCGGGAGAAGCAGCGGATGCTGGCAGAGATGCAGAGCGCCATGAACGGCATGGGCAGCGTCACACCAGGGATGCCCTGCCCCAGCGAGGGTCCAGCACCAGGCGGGGGCCGTGTGCTGCCCCCCGGACCACCACCACTCGCTCCCCCCACCTGCttctcccagttcccccagcaGCTGACGCCACCCCGttcacccagccctgggggggcCACCGAGGACGTCATAGCGCAGGTGGCCAAGGCCCACAAGGAGATCTTTGTCTACGCACACGACAAGCTGGGACCCCCCCCGACCTGCGAGAGCGGACTTCTGCACTGGGATGCTCCCCCCACCTGGGCCCCTGCCCCCCCTGATCCCCGGCTGTGCCCCCCCACCTACCCTGAGCCCCCAGCACGGAGCTGCCCCTGGCCCCGCGGCACCAAGGACGTCCTGCCG GCCTGCCCCATGAACAGCCACACGCCCGGCCGCAGCGGGCGCTCGGTGCAGGAGATCTGGGAGGATTTCTCGCTCAGCTTCACGCCTGCTGTCCGTGAGGTGGTTGAGTTCGCCAAGCACATTCCCGGCTTCCAGGCTCTCTCTCAGCATGACCAGGTCACCCTGCTCAAGGCCGGCACCTTTGAG GTGCTGATGGTTCGCTTCGCCTCGCTGTTTGACGTGAAGGAGCAGACTGTCACGTTCATGAGCCGGACGAAGTAcagcctggaggagctgtggggcaTGGGCATGGGCGACCTGCTCAGCTCCATGTTTGAGTTCAGCGAGAAGCTCAGTGCCCTCGATCTCACTgatgaggagctggggctcttcacCGCCGTTGTCCTGGTGTCagcag ACCGTTCGGGCATGGAGGACACGGCGTCagtggagcagctgcaggagacGCTGATCCGCGCCCTGCGAGCGCTGGTGCTGAAGACGCACCCGGCCGAGACATCGCGGTTCACCaaactgctgctgaagctgCCGGACCTGCGCACCCTCAACAACCTCCACTCTGAGAAGCTGCTCTCCTTCCGCATCGATGCCCAGTAG